From one Liolophura sinensis isolate JHLJ2023 chromosome 10, CUHK_Ljap_v2, whole genome shotgun sequence genomic stretch:
- the LOC135477178 gene encoding uncharacterized protein LOC135477178 — protein MDVESLISAVFRKPAIWDKRRKDHANRNVVNCAWKEISEDLKHDETALKNKWKSLRDYFATEYNKRSSGDAASNRPQSKWQFFNQLLFLKDIVAPRTSFDSLDLDNFEGNQPSPGIVDESATEVDTQGSNVESQEPDTFDNPTAFEAPEPGPFQEFSPGPPSSKRTNTRAGLPKKRSRDSSDSYRELIDIEERKLQYLSQKRENAEQTNDADFQFLKSLYPYMKMVPEHLKLCVRNRIQSVLQEFVYPPTVQQRSQSQPQDLDVQLRDSTSPALSY, from the exons ATGGATGTGGAGTCTTTGATATCAGCCGTGTTTCGAAAACCTGCAATTTGGGACAAAAGAAGGAAAGACCACGCAAACCGCAACGTTGTGAATTGTGCTTGGAAAGAAATTAGTGAAGATCTGAAACATGATG aaactgcACTGAAGAACAAATGGAAGTCCCTGCGAGACTACTTTGCGACAGAATATAATAAAAGGTCATCAGGAGATGCTGCAAGCAATCGCCCACAATCAAAGTGGCAGTTTTTCAATCAGCTTCTCTTTTTGAAAGATATTGTTGCGCCGAGAACTTCATTCGACTCTCTAGATCTGGATAACTTTGAAGGTAATCAACCAAGCCCGGGGATTGTGGATGAGTCTGCAACAGAAGTAGACACCCAGGGCAGCAATGTGGAAAGTCAGGAACCGGACACATTTGACAATCCTACAGCCTTTGAAGCACCAGAGCCTGGGCCGTTCCAGGAGTTTTCTCCGGGGCCTCCGTCGAGTAAACGTACAAACACAAGAGCAGGGCTCCCCAAAAAACGCAGTCGAGACAGCTCGGACAGTTACAGGGAACTGATAGATATAGAAGAAAGAAAACTTCAATACTTAagtcaaaaaagagaaaatgccGAGCAAACAAATGATGCTGACTTCCAATTCCTCAAATCATTATACCCATACATGAAAATGGTCCCTGAGCACCTGAAACTCTGCGTTCGCAATCGAATACAGTCAGTTCTGCAAGAGTTTGTATACCCACCAACAGTACAACAACGTTCACAAAGCCAACCTCAAGATCTGGATGTACAATTGCGAGATAGCACATCGCCCGCATTGTCTTACTAA